The window CCGAGCATGGCGAAGCCGAGCTGCTAATTGTCTTGACGCCCGCAAACCGAATACCCTATCGGCATGTTCCCGGCGAGGCGATGTCTTATGTCGCCAAAGTCCCGTACTCCACAGGAACACATGGACGTCTCTTCGGGACCGGATCCCAGATCGGCCCAATGCGTCCCGCCTTGTCTCCTGGCACCGACACCGGTCGGAGGCATAATGACGCCCTGGACACTCGGCCCGGAGGTGCCGCAGATCCGGTATCGCCATGACAGAACCGTAGCGCTCCCGCATCTTGGTATGGTACTGCCCTGCCCTTCCGCCTTTCGCACAGGAAGTCTTGACCAGCAGAAGCGGAAACTCTCCAAGCGTCCATGCGCCTCCCGCCATGGGGTCAGGCAGGTAATCGATCAATCATGATCGCGCATAGGGCTTGACTTGCGTCCAAGAAATCGGGACTGCCGAAAGCCGCAGGATAGCGGTGACGGAGTTCGTCGTTTGGATCACCTTGATCCGCCTTTGCCTCACCTCAGTCGTCGTTTTGATCACCATTCACATATTTCTGCGGTTTTTATGCTCGTCGTTACGATCACCGCAATTTTCTGTGGAGCCTTTTCATCACCTAAACTCGTCGTTTGCCTCACTCAGGCATGTCCTTTAGATCACCTCGACTCGTCGTTTCGATCACTGAACCTCGCCGTTTGCCTCACCAAAAGCACTTCAAGCAATTGATATTAAAGGCTGATTCGGACCCGTAACTCCTTAACTGGATAACTAGAATAACTGTGTAACAGTTATAGCTACCCTCGAGCGAGGAAGGCTTAGCGGAGGAAGATGAGGAGGCAGCTTGAGTAGTGCGGACGCCAAGCGGCTCAAGGAGTTTCGGATTCCGGGAAACCCCCGTCATCTAGTTCAGGAACTGCCGCATAGGCGGGAATGCGGCTAAGTTCCAAAGCGTTGAAGAAGAAGACGCGCCAGTCACGTAGCGCCGTGCGTCCTCTCGGCGTCGGTGCTTTTGGATCCACCAAAACGCCAAGGCGACGCGGGTCCCTCGGGTCAACGAGCATGACACCGTACTCGGGCAGTGGCGACTTTTTCTTGGCAAGAGCGAGGATATCCCGCTTGAAATATTTCAGGTCTTCCGGTCCTTGGCCGTAACCGACGCGCCGCCGCAGCTTCTCCAGGCCCATCTTAAAGCCCCGCTGCTTGCCGCAATGCGCCCGGGCAATCTCGTAAAGGCGCTTTTCGAGGGGACCGAGATCGAAGTACCTGCTGTCGTAAGTGAGGATACGGCCGTCCTTTACCACAGCTCGATACAGCCAACTGCACACTGTAACCTTGACAGCCCGCAATACCTTCTCGCCCTTACGGTTGCGAGCGTAGCGCATCTTGTACTCGGAGATCCAAGAAAACCCTGAGTCTTCACCCTCGCCGCCGGTCTCGATGTTCGTTTTGACCTGTGTAGACTTCAGCCGCATCAGAGATTCTTCGAGGCGCTCATAGGCACTACCCCCAGGCTCCCGCTTGACCACGCGGAACAGGTCGGCGGCCGTGAACGTCATCTCAGTCCCGACAACTTCCCCTCGATTAGCTTTATCCTGCATAAGGCTCACAAGATAGATAAGAATTTCCTTGTCCCACATGTTAGCAACACCATGCTCGGGTGTGCCGTAAACTTCTATGCGGACCGTACCATCATCGTAGGTAGGGAGACGCTGGGTCTTTTGTCGGCCAAGGCCAAAAAAGGACCAGACCATCAGAGTACGGTCGTTCTTTACTCGGCCACCCATTGGCGAGTCGAAGAGGTCCATCTGAAAGTCTCCAGTAATCTCAGATTTTGTAACTGCTCGCTCCATAAGTCCTCCTAGACTACATCCTTGATCAAGGAGGCAACCTATGGCAAGTGCGATCCGCAGAAGGTGATTTAAACGACGTTCCAAGGTGAGGCAAACGACGGGGACCCATATTACGGACAGCACTTATAGAAGCTCTGTCCCCTCTAGTCACCGACAGCTCGTCGTTTGCCTCACCTTCTAGATGCCGTGATGGGCCTCCAGCGGGAGTTGGCTGGTTGGGCGGCTGCCCCTCAGAGTGATGGTATGAGAAGCGGGATCCAAGTTGATCGGCCCCAAGCATCATCGGAGGACAGCCATGGATTACTATGCCTGGAACGACGTTTCGTTGGAACAGAGCAGCGTGTGCGTGGTGGATCCCACGGGCAGGATCGTGTGCGAAGCCAAGGTGGCAAGCGAGCTGGAGGCGCTGGTCTGCTTCTTCGGCCAGCTCAGCATGCGGGTAACGCGCATCGGGCTGGAGGCTGGTCCCCTATCACAATGACTGCATGCCAGGCTGAGCGGAGCGGGTTTGGAAACGGTGCTGCTGGAGACCCGGCACGTCAAGGCGGCGCCGTCGGCAATGATCGGCAAGACCGACCGCAAAGATGCCCGCGACATCGCCCACCTGCTGCGCATGAGCTGGTTCCGGCCGGTCCATCGCAAATCGGCCGATGCCCAAGAGCTGCGCGCCCTGGTGGTCGGGCGCAAGCTCCTGCAGAGCAAGTTGGGCGATGTCGAGTCCAGCATCTGCGGCATTCTGCGCGGCTTCGGGCAGAAGGTCGGCGAGGTGAGCAAGGGGCGCTTTGCGGCGCGGGTCGAGGAGCTGATCGCCGGGCATGCGTCTGCACTGACAGGTGCTGGCAATCGTGGGGACCGATGACGTCTGCCGGCGACTGATGACGGTGCCCGGTGTCGGACCGCTGGTCGCGGTGACTTTCAAACGCGACCGTGGACGATCCGGCGCGCTTCACCTCATCCAAGGCAGTGGGGGCGCACTTCGGGCTGACACCCAAAAAGTATTAGTCCGGCGAAACCGATGTGACGGGTGGTGTCAGTAAAGTCGGTGACGCCATGATTCGGACCGTCCTGTACGAGGCAACCAACGTGCTACTGAGCCGGACGCCACGCTTTTCGACACTGAAGCGTTGGCTCCTGGACGTCGCTAGGCGCCACGGCGTGAAGCGGGCGAAGGTCGCCCTGGCGAGGAAGCTCGCGACCGTGTTGCACCGCATGTGGGTCGATGGCAGCGAGTTCCGCTGGGGTAAGGAGACGCCGGTGGCCGCATAAGCGGACCACTAGGTAACAGTTTGAGGCCGGAAGGGGCTTGCCTCGGTGAGGCCCCGTCGCCGGGACGCGGAAACCAATGAGGTCGGGAGTAATGCTGTGGAAGTCCTGGTTGAGGTGAACTACGCGCCTTAGATTGTCCCGCTGGCTTCCCTTATCTGACTACATGGTGTGGCAGCCGCAGTGCTGACCACGGACGGAAGCGTGAGGCCGGCGATGAGACAGTCACTCGAGGGCTTGACGTCCGACGGCCCATTACGGACGCCTTATTAAGCCTAATTGCCAAAGCAGGATACCAAGCCCATGCAACGTTGCATGATTGCATCACTAACCAATACGAAACCGTCAACCCGTTGACAGTATGGCGTGTATGTGCATCATTCCATGTACATGACTGATTAGGGGACATGATGGCTGACACCATACCTGGCGATGACCTACGCCAGTACCGGGCGAGCCGAGGATGGGAGCAGCCGCAACTCGCGGCCCACCTCAACGAGGTTCTAGGGCGACGCTACGATAAAGCTCGTATTAGCAGGTGGGAAAGTGGCGCCGAACGTATTCCTCAAATCGTAGCACAGGCTATCCGGGCGGAACAACCTCCCGCAGGGGGAGGCATTCCCACTGCTCGAAACTTAGCCCCTGCCCTAACATTGGCTGTCAGTTTACAAAAAGGCGGCGTTGCCAAAACGACCACATCCGTCAACGTCGCATACCTGCTGGCTAAGAAAGGATTTCGGGTACTCCTAGTAGACGGAGATCCCCAGGGTTCGGCAACAACGAATCTTGGAGAGGACGCGCATGGTTTGGAACTGAAAAAGAAGACGCTGACAACCTTGCTCGACTCCCGGTCAGACTTGCCGACCAGGGAAGCGATCACGCCTGTCTGCGAGGGTTTGTTTGATCTGATCGCGTCCAGCATTGCTTTGTCAGAAATCGAGGTCAGCCTGATGTCTGATCCGACATCGAGCCTGGCTCTCCGAGAGAAACTGTCAGAAGTGTCCAGCGATTACGATTTCATCGTGATTGACACACCACCAAACTTGGGCCTCTTGACTGCCAGTGCTCTTGGGGCCGCAGATCTTGTTCTTATCCCAAGTCAGACCGAACAGTTGAGCTTGATGGGTATTCCGCTGCTGTTGCGCGCGATCGACCGCACCAAGCGCCGTATCAACCGCAATCTTCAAGTGCTTGGAATCTTGCCGACGCATTACGACCCACGCACGGTCGTCGACAAGGCAATGTTGGCTGAACTCCGGACGATTGCCGAGCGGCATGGCGTTGAACTGTTCGAACCCATCAGTCGCGCGGTTGCGTATAAAGAGTCCGTTCTTGCCGGTAAGCCGGCCCTGGAGAGAACACCGGACGTGGCTGGCAATGAAAGCTTTCGGCGCATTGCTGATCGACTGGTTGAAATCGCCGAGACCCGTGCGAAGGAGTATGCGCATGAGCCGGTCTAAGTCTGACCTTACCAATAACCGTGGTGCGCTGACGCGGGAAACAGGACGAGTTGCGTTGTTCGGAACATCCGAGGACAGCGAGTACCTGATGCTTGATCTAGATCAGGTTCAAACCAACCCGAACCAGCCTCGCAAGTACTTCGATGAGGATAGCCTGAACGGACTGGCAAGCTCAATTGCCGAGCGCGGCGTTCTTCAACCAATCCTGGTCAAGGAAATAGAGCGCGGTGTCTTTGAGATCATCGCGGGTGAACGCCGGTGGCGCGCATCCAAGATAGCTGGAAAAACTCAGATCCCCTCGCTTGTCGTCAAGACAGATGACGCCACCTTGCTTGCTGTTCTGGAGAACCTGCAGCGCGAAGACTTGGACGCGGTCGAGACTGCTCAGGCATTAGCAACGCTTATCAAAAGCTACAAATCCACGCATGAAAGCCTGGGGAGATTACTTGGCAAAAGTCAGACCTATGTGACACGGACGCTTCACATCCTGGATCTTCATAAAACGATTCTAGTAGAGTATCAGAACAACCGCCATGTCGCGATGACGATGCTGGCCGAACTGGCTTCCATTGAGGATCCGGACGAACAGCTTCGTCTTTGGGAAAAGGCTAAATCCGGCCTTTCGGTTGCAGGGGTCCGGGAGATGAAGCAGGGCAGGGCGCCTGCCGTCGACAAGACGAACCGGTTCACCAAGGCGACAATGCGCTTCACCAAGGATCTGGTTCTCATAAGAGAGCAAGGGGGGGCTCTTGAGCAGGATCAGCGAGAGTTGCTGTTACGTTTGCGCGATGAGATCAATGCTCTGTTGACATGATCGTTCATGCAACGTTGCATGATGGAGGCTGATCAGAGGCTGTCTGCTCTAGCAGGCTGCGGAAAAACGCGGATTGACGCCGCAAGTGTTCGAGATGTTTAACAGGGGCATCTGAAGGTCAACACTCTGGAGTGGATCCGAGTTGAGCAGTTTGGGCAATCGGATCAAATCGTAGGCTGTTGCGGTCAACTGGAACCGCCACCCGACCCGCGCGGTGCCACGCAGCTTGGTCTTGGCCATCAGGCCGACCGTCTTGATCCAGCCGAAGCCCTCCTCGATGCGTTTGCGGATGACCTGGCTGATGGCATAACCAGGGTGGCGAGTGACGCGGCCATCGATGGCGGAGCGCCGGTTGCTGATGTTCCGGGCGACGTGGGGCGTTGCGTTGAGGCTGCGCAGTTCGGCGACGAAGGCGGCCGTGTCGTAGTTCTTGTCGGCGCCAACCGTGATCCGGTGCCGGCCGGTCATGGCTCCGATCATGTCGCCCGCCGCGTCCCGTTCGGCGGTGCCGGTAGCCAGCGTCAGCCGGGTATCGACGAACAGGCCATGGCGGTTTTCCATCCGGGTATGCCCCAGGAAGCAGAGCTTGGCCTCCTTGCCCTTGCCTTTCCGGTAAAGCCGGGCCTCCGGATCAATGGTCGAGGCATGAGTGGCGTTTGATCGGACTTCCCCATGAAAATCAACTTCGGCGTTGCGGTCGCCCTCGACGGGGGGCGGGGCATCGCCACCGGAACCTGGCTGGGCCTCCTCATCCGGCTTGCGCTTGAAGCTCTTTATCGACGCCCAGGCCTCGACCATGGTGCCGTCCACGGTGAAGTGATCCTGCGACAGCAGGGCCCGAACCTGCGGCAGGTTCAGCACGCGGTCCATGAACTTGGCAGAAATCTCGCCCCTCAGCAGCCGCTCGCGGTTCTTGGTGAAGACCGTGACATCCCAAACCGGCGCGTCGATCGCCAGTCCGACGAACCAGCGGAACAGCAAGTTGTAGCCAAGCTGCTCCATGAGCTGGCGCTCCGAGCGCACCGAATAGAACGCTTGCAACAGCAGCGCCCGCAACAGCTTCTCGGGCGGCACCGAAGGACGCCCGGTCGCCGCATACAAGACGTCGAACTCCCTGGACAAGCCCTTCAACGCTTCATCCACGATCGCTCGGATGGTTCGCAGTGGATGGTCGGGCGGGACGCGCGTCTCGCAACTGACGTAAGCGAACGCAGCTTCACCATGATCGTCATACCCACGCATCGTCACCTCCGAAAAGGACAACGCGTTAACTATAATCCACACATCACCCCAAAGATGACGTTTTTCCGCAGCCTGCTAGAGGGTTCTGTCAGGTTTTGGGGCCAGTTGCGCAGCAGGCAGGCATCTAATTACCAGAAGCTGTTTTATGCGGCAGAGATCAGGTCCCGCAGCGCAGCCACGCGCTGGACGTGGATGACCCGTCGACTGGCAAGCGAAACCGTTTGGTTGATGTAGGTAGCCGGGTGCAGGAAGTCGCGGATTTCGTCGAATGCGCGGCAGAGGCGATGAGCCGCATCAAAATTCTTGAAGCCGCGCATTAGCCGGTGGCGTCCTTTTATGCCCCGGTGATTTTGTTCGATCACGTTGTTTTTATACTGGCTGGTGCAGTGGTCAGCGTGTTGCAGGGAGGAGGAAGAGGTAGAGGAGGCCCCATTCCCCGCTGATGATCAGGCGACGCGGACGGAGTCCGGGCGTCCAAGGTCGAGCATTCGGTTGAGGACCTGGGCGGCGATGGTGACCTCGGTGGCCCTGGCCTCGTCGCTATGGAAGCACAGCCCGTCACCGATGACCTGCTTCCAGCGCGCGAACAGTCCCTCGACTTTGGCCCTCTGATTATAGCCGCTGTCCCGCTGCCAGGCCATCCGCCCCCTGTCGGCGATTGCCTGGATGTGGCGGTCGCGCTGAGTGGGGTTGGTGTCGGCCGTGGCGCTTAGCACGGCATCGGCGTGGGGTGGAACGATCACCTTCGCGTCCGGATGACGCTCGTCCAGGGCGGTGTACACGCCGGTTCTGTCATAGCCGCCGTCGCCCAGGAAGAGATCGACCGGTTCGGCGATCCGGTCGAGCAGGGGCTCGACCTGAGAGGCGTCATCGACGTCATGTTCGGTCAGGATGGACGCGACGATCCGGCCGGTCACCGCGTCGAAGCCGATGTTCAGCTTGCGCCACAAGCGCCGCCTGCTGGTACCGTGTTTCCCGGCCAGCCATTCGCCCGGGCCGCCCAGCTTCAGGCCCGAACTATCGACCATCAGGTGGATCGGACCACCGGTCGGGCGGGGCTGCGCCGGCAGTTCCAGGCCGAGCAACTGGAGGATCGAGCCGATCAGCTCCTCGGTCTGACGCAGCGCCAGAGCTGTCGTAATGGCGAGGTCGGAGTAGTGCTGCTGACCGCCCGGCGTGGTGCGTAGCGCTGCTTTCCAGGCGGCGATCGCATCATCCGTGAACCACATGGTTAGACTGTCCCGTTGCCGCAGTGCCTCCCCGGTAAACGCGCACAGTTTTACGAGCGATGCCTCCGGCTTTTCTCATAAACGCTGCAGATACCTGGGTCATCCGGGCGAGGTGCGAGTGGAACCCACGACGGATTTTCCAGCTGATTTCACGGATGAGGGAACCGGGAGAATGACACGGCGCTGATCAGACTCCGGGTTTTCAGGAACCCGCAAGCTGGATGGGAGTGGAGGGATAAACCACCGGAAACCGGCTGTGATGACGCAGCCAATCGGCCGCCACGGGTGAGAGCCAGGTGGTCATCTGCTCGATGTTTGTGTAATGCCTGGGCAGGTTCCAGTTGATGATCGGTTCATGGTGCGCCACCCGGTTGCGGATCACCCGGATCGGAGTCAGCGGACCTGCCAGCGCTTTGCGCGTCAATCCCTTGCCATCTTCCCGCCGCGCCGCTTTGTGCAGGACGGTTTGCCAAAGATTTTCATACGGCTTGTTGAGCATGGCCGTCCAGAACCCGAAGGTGAGCGACGCCACGACACGACCGGGGGTGATGGGCTTGCCCTCGGCCTGCAGGCCGGCCCTGGCTTTGGCCAGCTGCTCCCGCTGGTGCTCCACTGAGATCAGGCCCGGATCGTCGAACCAGTATTCCCCCCGCTCGTCGCTCAGTACGGCATGAAACCGGTTCCGCAGCGCCACTTCCAGCATCTGCATGGGCGTATAGAGCGCTTCTGACAGCGCGGTGTTGAGCGCATAGAGTTCAAAGGCCTTCTCCCGGTCGCCGCCCGCCCACGCCAGATAGCGGCCGAAGCGTTCGGTGGACAGCAGCTCGTCCAGCTGGTTCTCGGAGGCTTTCCGGAAGGGATCAGGCACTTGCAACGACACCTTCTTTAGTTTACATATCTCTACGTACACCCCGGTAGCGTCTCTGCGAAAGCATGCGCCCGGGGTAAATTTTTTCCGGCGTATCAGCGATCATCCGATCGCGCAATCGTTCTGCATGGACATCAAAGCTTTCCGGTAACGAGCCTGCGACTGTGATTCGGCTTCCAACCTTGTATCCGTTCCGTCCAATACTGCTGCATTGATTGACTTTGGAAATCTATATCTGGAGCGGGGTCACAATCAGCGCCCAATGCCGTTCAGTTAAGGGCTTCAGGCTGTTGACGAGCAGAAGGATCTGCTCACAGCAGGAGGCACGGCGATGGCTTTTACGCCCTTAACTGAACGGCATTGAATCAGCGCCGATCGTGACCCCGCCTTTTTGACAGATTTCGCAGCTTTATCATAGTGATAACGCCTATTGTGCTGTGCCCAATGTTCGAAGCTGATTGACACGGCACAGAAACGCTCTCGATGGCCCGGTTTGAAGTGCCGCTGCCGGGCCGGCATTCTGTCCCGGCGCTGGCGCCGGGCCAGCGCCTTACCCGACAGTTGGAGAAAGTTCGATGAACCCCAGCAGCTCCACCGTTTCTTCCGAAGAGATGGTCGCCTTGACCAGCCGAATCACTGCCGCCTACCTGCGGGGCAACATCCTGCCGGCTGCCGACATCCCAAGCGTGATCGGCATCGCTCACGGTTCGCTCCTGCAGCTCGTTCAACCGGCGCCGCCGCCGCAGCAGCAGGAAATCCTGAAGCCGGCGGTGCTGATCCGTAAATCCGTCACGGCCGAGTACATCGTCTGCCTGGAGGACGGCAGAAAGCTGAAAATGCTCAAGCGTCATCTGATGGCGACCTACGGCATGACGCCGGACCAGTACCGGGCCAGATGGAACCTGCCGGTGGACTACCCGATGGTGGCACCCGCTTATGCCGGGAGGCGCAGCGACCTTGCCAAGGCAAGCGGCCTGGGCAGGCGCCGACCGGAACCCGAACCGGTTCCCGTCCCGAAAAAGCGCGGCCGTCCAAAAGCGACGACCTGATCCTTCGCACCTCGGCTTCACGCACCGGTGATGACCGGGACATTGCCGTCGTCAGTGGCGCAGGTCGGTGACCTTGAGCGCTTCCCACATCCAGCCGAAATCATAGGCTGGATGGCCCTGAGCCAGGCTGCGGCGCGCGGCACCGTTTTCCAGGTATTTCAGCCACTCCACCACCTTGCGGCGCCCTGCCTTCGACCGGGCCGCCTGCTTCGGGCTCTTGCCGTCCAGCATCGGGATCGGCTGGGACAGGATCTCGCGGTAGTGACGGTCCTCGACCTCGTGCAGCAGCGCCGCCATTTCCTCCGGCGGCAGCGGCGGCTCCGGCGGAGCGAGATCATCTCCCACGGCCGCGTGCTCCGCCAACGCCTGCTCGGGCGTCTGCAGCGCGGTCAGCGGCGCCTTCACCAAGGAGCCGAGTACCCCGGCCAGCCAGCCTCGGCCGCGCTCGGCGCGCTCTACCGAGTTCGTCTGCAGCACCACGGCGGTCGGATCCAGCCGGACCGAGCCGAGAACCCGCCCGCCCTGGTCATCGTAGGTCTTGATCATCACCGCACCGGATGAGGCGCCCGGCACAGCGCCGCCCGGAGGCGCGTCGGTCAGCCATGTCCAGGCCGGCTGACCGGGCTCGTCCCGGACCAGACCCGGCAGGCTGTCGAGATGGCTCTCGATCTCGCCGGACCGGGCGGGATCCTGGATCGGAAACCGCGTTTCCGAGAAGATCAGCTTGTCACCGTCGAAGTTGACAAGGTTGGGCATCGACTGACCCAGGACGCTGCGCAGGGAACGGGTCAGCCACGCCTGGGTGAACAGCGGCGCCATCTCGCCGAGAATGGCGTCCGCCACCGGATACTGATCGATGTCGCCGATCGGGACGCCCTGCTGCCTGGCCTGCCGTTTGACGCTGCGGGCGAAGCTTTGCCGGGCCTGGGTGAACTCGTCGAGCAGGGTGTCGCTGTTCTCGAACGTCAGCGGCACGACGCCGCCGGCCATATGGATCTCGGAGCCGACCGGCAGCATTCGGGCGGCGATGCGGTCCCACTGGGCGAGGCCCTGGGAGGCCAGCTTGTCCCTGACCTGGATCGGCTCGCCGCCGCGGATCAGATCCCGGGCCATGAAGTGGCGGCCTGGTGTTGTGCCGACGACTTCGTAGATGCTCATGACCGAGCGGCGCAGGGCTTCCAGGTAGTGCCTGACCAGCGCCGGCTCCTTCCAGCTGCGGCGCTTGAGGTAGTCGTCGATGACGTTTTGGCCGTCGGGCTCGAAGTCGCAGGTCACGAAGTCCTCGAAGGCGCAGCCGATCAGCTGGGTATAACCGCCCGGTCCGAGCAGGTTCGGCAGTTCGTCCGGCTCGAGGTCGAACTCTTCGAAAGCCGGCTCGAGGTGGTCGGCGATGATGGCATCGAGACGGTCACGCCATTCCTCCCGCTGCGCCCACTTCATGATGGCGGCGATTGCCTTGTCGTGAGCGGAAACCCGCATGTCTCGTCCTCCCGATTGGTCATGGGGTAAAACAGTAGCGAACCCGAAGCCGCCCGACAAAGGCGTCAGAGAAATCAAAGCGAGCAAGGTTTTTGCGGGACGACGAGCCGGGTGGATCTCGCGCTCAGGGTAGTTTGTCGTTACGGTGGCGACTGGGGCGCCGCCCGGCTGATCTGGCTGTGGTCATGGCGCCCGATCGCCCTGTCAGCCGAGCCTCGATCGCAGCCAGCCCGCCGCCTCGCGCAGGCACTGGTTGCCCTGCGGGATGACGCGCGTGAGGGAAATGAAGGCGTGGATCTGGCCGGGAAACTCGCGGT is drawn from Skermanella sp. TT6 and contains these coding sequences:
- a CDS encoding replication initiator protein A, whose product is MDLFDSPMGGRVKNDRTLMVWSFFGLGRQKTQRLPTYDDGTVRIEVYGTPEHGVANMWDKEILIYLVSLMQDKANRGEVVGTEMTFTAADLFRVVKREPGGSAYERLEESLMRLKSTQVKTNIETGGEGEDSGFSWISEYKMRYARNRKGEKVLRAVKVTVCSWLYRAVVKDGRILTYDSRYFDLGPLEKRLYEIARAHCGKQRGFKMGLEKLRRRVGYGQGPEDLKYFKRDILALAKKKSPLPEYGVMLVDPRDPRRLGVLVDPKAPTPRGRTALRDWRVFFFNALELSRIPAYAAVPELDDGGFPESETP
- a CDS encoding AAA family ATPase; amino-acid sequence: MMADTIPGDDLRQYRASRGWEQPQLAAHLNEVLGRRYDKARISRWESGAERIPQIVAQAIRAEQPPAGGGIPTARNLAPALTLAVSLQKGGVAKTTTSVNVAYLLAKKGFRVLLVDGDPQGSATTNLGEDAHGLELKKKTLTTLLDSRSDLPTREAITPVCEGLFDLIASSIALSEIEVSLMSDPTSSLALREKLSEVSSDYDFIVIDTPPNLGLLTASALGAADLVLIPSQTEQLSLMGIPLLLRAIDRTKRRINRNLQVLGILPTHYDPRTVVDKAMLAELRTIAERHGVELFEPISRAVAYKESVLAGKPALERTPDVAGNESFRRIADRLVEIAETRAKEYAHEPV
- a CDS encoding ParB/RepB/Spo0J family partition protein, which translates into the protein MSRSKSDLTNNRGALTRETGRVALFGTSEDSEYLMLDLDQVQTNPNQPRKYFDEDSLNGLASSIAERGVLQPILVKEIERGVFEIIAGERRWRASKIAGKTQIPSLVVKTDDATLLAVLENLQREDLDAVETAQALATLIKSYKSTHESLGRLLGKSQTYVTRTLHILDLHKTILVEYQNNRHVAMTMLAELASIEDPDEQLRLWEKAKSGLSVAGVREMKQGRAPAVDKTNRFTKATMRFTKDLVLIREQGGALEQDQRELLLRLRDEINALLT
- a CDS encoding DDE-type integrase/transposase/recombinase gives rise to the protein MQHADHCTSQYKNNVIEQNHRGIKGRHRLMRGFKNFDAAHRLCRAFDEIRDFLHPATYINQTVSLASRRVIHVQRVAALRDLISAA
- a CDS encoding IS5 family transposase; translation: MCAFTGEALRQRDSLTMWFTDDAIAAWKAALRTTPGGQQHYSDLAITTALALRQTEELIGSILQLLGLELPAQPRPTGGPIHLMVDSSGLKLGGPGEWLAGKHGTSRRRLWRKLNIGFDAVTGRIVASILTEHDVDDASQVEPLLDRIAEPVDLFLGDGGYDRTGVYTALDERHPDAKVIVPPHADAVLSATADTNPTQRDRHIQAIADRGRMAWQRDSGYNQRAKVEGLFARWKQVIGDGLCFHSDEARATEVTIAAQVLNRMLDLGRPDSVRVA
- a CDS encoding Abi family protein — protein: MPDPFRKASENQLDELLSTERFGRYLAWAGGDREKAFELYALNTALSEALYTPMQMLEVALRNRFHAVLSDERGEYWFDDPGLISVEHQREQLAKARAGLQAEGKPITPGRVVASLTFGFWTAMLNKPYENLWQTVLHKAARREDGKGLTRKALAGPLTPIRVIRNRVAHHEPIINWNLPRHYTNIEQMTTWLSPVAADWLRHHSRFPVVYPSTPIQLAGS
- a CDS encoding MucR family transcriptional regulator is translated as MNPSSSTVSSEEMVALTSRITAAYLRGNILPAADIPSVIGIAHGSLLQLVQPAPPPQQQEILKPAVLIRKSVTAEYIVCLEDGRKLKMLKRHLMATYGMTPDQYRARWNLPVDYPMVAPAYAGRRSDLAKASGLGRRRPEPEPVPVPKKRGRPKATT